Proteins encoded by one window of Hylaeus volcanicus isolate JK05 chromosome 7, UHH_iyHylVolc1.0_haploid, whole genome shotgun sequence:
- the LOC128879839 gene encoding ribonuclease P protein subunit p30 — protein sequence MDIRQTTGFYDLCINVSPNEKHNWYPLLLKLHELGFKTVAINTNLDESILGADRKKKKRHDGEPSQSIIPEVVDIENIKRDFHGKLKVFNRISFLCSDPAKTHALNHCATLKKYDLYAFVPKTQNALQFACTQLNTDIITLKSSSTTFKLNKKLYEQAVERGIHFEIQYTDLLNIESRKLTIHYSHLFHTYGKSKNVILSSGSNDVNSVRNPYDLINLSCLLGLNEIKAKASILSQCKKLLLRAERRRRGKAAFIIEEETKTIDIIEDDGRFTKRLKS from the exons ATGGATATTAGACAAACTACAGGATTTTATGATTTATGTATAAACGTATCTCCAAATGAAAAGCACAATTGGTATCctcttttgttaaaattacatgAACTTGGTTTTAAGACGGTTGCAATAAATACTAATTTAGATGAAAGTATTCTTGGAGCGgataggaaaaaaaagaaaagacacGACGGAGAACCATCACAAAGTATTATACCTGAAGTAGTcgatatagaaaatataaaaagagacTTTCATGGAAAACTGAAagtttttaatagaattagcTTCTTGTGTTCTGATCCTGCAAAGACACACGCATTGAATCATTGTGCAACCTTAAAAAAGTATGATTTGTATGCATTTGTTCCAAAAACACAAAATGCGTTACAGTTTGCATGTACCCAGTTAAACACAGACATAATTACTCTGAAATCATCTTCTACAACTTTTAAACTTAATAAAAAGCTATATGAACAAGCTGTCGAAAGGGGgatacattttgaaattcagtATACAGATTTATTAAACATAGAATCTAGAAAACTTACAATTCATTATTCGCATCTCTTTCACACCTATGGAAAAAGCAAG AATGTAATATTATCCAGTGGTTCCAATGATGTCAATAGCGTTAGAAATCCATACgatctaattaatttatcatgtTTACTTggattaaacgaaattaaagcAAAAGCATCGATATTATCCCAATGTAAAAAACTTCTTTTGAGAGCAG aaagaagGCGTAGAGGGAAAGCAGCTTTTATTATTGAAgaggaaacaaaaacaattgatATTATTGAAGATGACGGAAGATTTACAAAAAGATTAAAATcgtga